CCGGCTTCGGCGACGGCTATCTGCAGATCGGCGAACGCCGGGTCACGCGCACCATCCTGATCGCGCCGGAGCAGTTGCGCGAAGACTGGGGCGCCGACGACCTCGACCGTCTGAAGCCGGAAGACTTCACCGAACTCGCGGCCCTGCCGGTGCAGATCCTGCTGCTCGGCACCGGCCCGACCCAGCGCTTCCCGCATCCTTCGCTGCTGCGGCCGATGATCGAGGCCGGCATCGGTGTCGAGGTGATGGACACCCTCGCC
The window above is part of the Methyloversatilis discipulorum genome. Proteins encoded here:
- a CDS encoding Mth938-like domain-containing protein encodes the protein MRTTPDITPRDVKLHQTPRPTIPLVTGFGDGYLQIGERRVTRTILIAPEQLREDWGADDLDRLKPEDFTELAALPVQILLLGTGPTQRFPHPSLLRPMIEAGIGVEVMDTLAAARTYNILVAEGRAVAAALLLPDATS